One region of Armigeres subalbatus isolate Guangzhou_Male chromosome 3, GZ_Asu_2, whole genome shotgun sequence genomic DNA includes:
- the LOC134220978 gene encoding uncharacterized protein LOC134220978 isoform X3 yields the protein MFVAYTSGKPARSTDVLNEDWVPSLGLPESFSDSNSDSVSLISESSSTTSNSSLARRSNDHFSSQSTDNADASGSRLSSRTSARSTKCGDSILSQSLGSDNLSLLEDEDTQTIVNCEKQISIEEASIVLSNDTENYVIKPAVFKENVPVADNTVQSDLVSNDDNSILNASLIRKEVGVQVGARCFPAETFTQYYKEIIRLQEHNYRLENQISQACKGIEFLVDDAKCNYYTGIEKLSIFAKLYQYLTPSLDEPYCKFSQDQMLVMTLS from the exons ATGTTTGTGGCTTACACTTCCG GCAAGCCCGCAAGATCAACGGACGTCTTGAATGAGGATTGGGTGCCTTCATTAGGACTACCTGAATCATTCAGTGATAGCAACAGCGACAGTGTTTCACTTATTTCGGAATCGAGTTCCACAACTTCAAACAGTAGTCTTGCAAGACGTAGTAACGATCACTTCTCGTCACAATCAACTGATA ACGCCGATGCATCCGGGTCAAGGTTGTCATCACGGACAAGTGCCAGATCTACGAAATGTGGTGATTCTATTTTATCACAGTCTCTTGGAAGTGACAATCTCAGTTTGCTTGAGGACGAGGACACGCAAACGATTGTAAACTGTGAAAAACAAATATCCATAGAAGAAGCATCTATCGTGTTATCGAACGATACTGAAAATTATGTGATAAAACCCGCCGTATTCAAAGAGAATGTACCCGTTGCTGATAATACCGTTCAATCCGACCTAGTATCAAATGACGACAACTCAATATTGAATGCATCTCTGATTCGTAAAGAAGTCGGGGTGCAAGTAGGAG caAGGTGCTTTCCGGCGGAAACTTTTACGCAGTACTACAAAGAAATTATACGTTTACAGGAACATAATTATAGATTAGAAAATCAGATATCGCAGGCATGTAAGGGAATAGAGTTTTTAGTAGATGATGCCAAGTGTAATTATTATACAGGGATTGAAAAGCTATCGATATTTGCTAAGCTTTATCAGTATTTGACACCATCGCTTGATGAACCATATTGCAAGTTCAGCCAAGACCAAATGTTGGTTATGACACTAAGTTGA
- the LOC134220978 gene encoding uncharacterized protein LOC134220978 isoform X2, with protein sequence MFVAYTSGKPARSTDVLNEDWVPSLGLPESFSDSNSDSVSLISESSSTTSNSSLARRSNDHFSSQSTDSKNSSSSHTQSKYADASGSRLSSRTSARSTKCGDSILSQSLGSDNLSLLEDEDTQTIVNCEKQISIEEASIVLSNDTENYVIKPAVFKENVPVADNTVQSDLVSNDDNSILNASLIRKEVGVQVGARCFPAETFTQYYKEIIRLQEHNYRLENQISQACKGIEFLVDDAKCNYYTGIEKLSIFAKLYQYLTPSLDEPYCKFSQDQMLVMTLS encoded by the exons ATGTTTGTGGCTTACACTTCCG GCAAGCCCGCAAGATCAACGGACGTCTTGAATGAGGATTGGGTGCCTTCATTAGGACTACCTGAATCATTCAGTGATAGCAACAGCGACAGTGTTTCACTTATTTCGGAATCGAGTTCCACAACTTCAAACAGTAGTCTTGCAAGACGTAGTAACGATCACTTCTCGTCACAATCAACTGATAGTaaaaattcttcttcatcccACACACAATCGAAAT ACGCCGATGCATCCGGGTCAAGGTTGTCATCACGGACAAGTGCCAGATCTACGAAATGTGGTGATTCTATTTTATCACAGTCTCTTGGAAGTGACAATCTCAGTTTGCTTGAGGACGAGGACACGCAAACGATTGTAAACTGTGAAAAACAAATATCCATAGAAGAAGCATCTATCGTGTTATCGAACGATACTGAAAATTATGTGATAAAACCCGCCGTATTCAAAGAGAATGTACCCGTTGCTGATAATACCGTTCAATCCGACCTAGTATCAAATGACGACAACTCAATATTGAATGCATCTCTGATTCGTAAAGAAGTCGGGGTGCAAGTAGGAG caAGGTGCTTTCCGGCGGAAACTTTTACGCAGTACTACAAAGAAATTATACGTTTACAGGAACATAATTATAGATTAGAAAATCAGATATCGCAGGCATGTAAGGGAATAGAGTTTTTAGTAGATGATGCCAAGTGTAATTATTATACAGGGATTGAAAAGCTATCGATATTTGCTAAGCTTTATCAGTATTTGACACCATCGCTTGATGAACCATATTGCAAGTTCAGCCAAGACCAAATGTTGGTTATGACACTAAGTTGA
- the LOC134220978 gene encoding uncharacterized protein LOC134220978 isoform X1, which yields MFVAYTSGKPARSTDVLNEDWVPSLGLPESFSDSNSDSVSLISESSSTTSNSSLARRSNDHFSSQSTDSKNSSSSHTQSKCSVRESYSGSYHSGFVTDADASGSRLSSRTSARSTKCGDSILSQSLGSDNLSLLEDEDTQTIVNCEKQISIEEASIVLSNDTENYVIKPAVFKENVPVADNTVQSDLVSNDDNSILNASLIRKEVGVQVGARCFPAETFTQYYKEIIRLQEHNYRLENQISQACKGIEFLVDDAKCNYYTGIEKLSIFAKLYQYLTPSLDEPYCKFSQDQMLVMTLS from the exons ATGTTTGTGGCTTACACTTCCG GCAAGCCCGCAAGATCAACGGACGTCTTGAATGAGGATTGGGTGCCTTCATTAGGACTACCTGAATCATTCAGTGATAGCAACAGCGACAGTGTTTCACTTATTTCGGAATCGAGTTCCACAACTTCAAACAGTAGTCTTGCAAGACGTAGTAACGATCACTTCTCGTCACAATCAACTGATAGTaaaaattcttcttcatcccACACACAATCGAAATGTTCGGTAAGAGAATCATATTCAGGATCGTATCACAGTGGATTTGTTACAGACGCCGATGCATCCGGGTCAAGGTTGTCATCACGGACAAGTGCCAGATCTACGAAATGTGGTGATTCTATTTTATCACAGTCTCTTGGAAGTGACAATCTCAGTTTGCTTGAGGACGAGGACACGCAAACGATTGTAAACTGTGAAAAACAAATATCCATAGAAGAAGCATCTATCGTGTTATCGAACGATACTGAAAATTATGTGATAAAACCCGCCGTATTCAAAGAGAATGTACCCGTTGCTGATAATACCGTTCAATCCGACCTAGTATCAAATGACGACAACTCAATATTGAATGCATCTCTGATTCGTAAAGAAGTCGGGGTGCAAGTAGGAG caAGGTGCTTTCCGGCGGAAACTTTTACGCAGTACTACAAAGAAATTATACGTTTACAGGAACATAATTATAGATTAGAAAATCAGATATCGCAGGCATGTAAGGGAATAGAGTTTTTAGTAGATGATGCCAAGTGTAATTATTATACAGGGATTGAAAAGCTATCGATATTTGCTAAGCTTTATCAGTATTTGACACCATCGCTTGATGAACCATATTGCAAGTTCAGCCAAGACCAAATGTTGGTTATGACACTAAGTTGA